One stretch of Pigmentiphaga aceris DNA includes these proteins:
- a CDS encoding alpha/beta hydrolase, protein MIDSLIGPAGHIQLLIEQPAGTPVGIAMISHPQPLLGGNPRHIVPHSIAKRLVAEGWIAVRPSFRGVGESAGSYDEGIGETEDAVLIAEHLRVQYPDLPLALVGFSFGAHVYARVACALEANAPADAIVLMGMPVGLTPGGREYEAFPIPARSLLLHGQDDAMAPLSQVLDWARASHHPVVVVPGVDHFFKGVLPSVVDHVVRHLRAVSAQ, encoded by the coding sequence ATGATCGATTCACTGATCGGCCCGGCCGGCCATATCCAGCTACTGATCGAGCAGCCCGCCGGTACCCCGGTGGGCATCGCAATGATCAGCCACCCACAGCCCTTGCTGGGCGGCAACCCCCGGCATATCGTCCCGCATTCGATTGCCAAGCGCCTGGTCGCAGAAGGCTGGATCGCTGTGCGGCCGAGCTTTCGCGGCGTGGGCGAATCGGCTGGCAGCTACGACGAAGGCATCGGCGAAACCGAGGATGCGGTCCTCATCGCGGAACATCTGCGCGTGCAGTATCCCGACTTGCCCCTTGCGCTGGTTGGCTTTTCATTCGGTGCGCATGTCTATGCTCGGGTGGCTTGCGCACTGGAAGCAAATGCGCCTGCGGACGCCATCGTATTGATGGGCATGCCGGTTGGCTTAACCCCAGGCGGCCGTGAGTACGAAGCCTTCCCCATTCCTGCCCGCAGCCTGCTGCTGCACGGCCAGGACGACGCGATGGCACCGCTGTCGCAGGTGCTGGATTGGGCGCGTGCCAGCCACCACCCCGTGGTGGTGGTTCCGGGCGTGGATCATTTCTTCAAGGGGGTTCTGCCCAGCGTTGTTGACCACGTGGTCAGGCATTTGCGCGCGGTGAGCGCGCAATAG
- a CDS encoding AAA family ATPase has protein sequence MSVKISNICLRNYRGFKFFDMHLDSRLTVIVGENGAGKSSLIDAFRLLIWSYIRYFSPEAKYVRRPKLVKSDVYGKSSKHCYVYGSMEGNSIDGWGDEDFPNWIGGFGCVFKGGRTSWVDMELGGDALLKKFDLDLHELGKLIDPDVRLGNLDVVNLPVICFFDVNRLWVRRRGSRKLPVGSSRLSGYDGALNNNSRLFDVNYFIEIMLEKKDVNSSVYDYMSVVSGAVLHVTGWHSVWGKDLALYYHRGGVYLSFSQLGAGLQSLVLMVSELAVRCLLLNPHYGKNALDKIDGIVLVDEIDLHLHPGLQQTVLIRMQECFPCVQFIVTTHSPQVLTSVDRECIRVIESFSSPDSGERETGLREVEYQTKGVASSELLSQIMGVRPVPDVKEATWLDEYQALVQQGLWLSKKGVELRNKLDNHFGEGHPVILECERMIRLQDFKIKISKKREGKS, from the coding sequence GTGTCGGTAAAGATATCTAACATTTGCCTTCGTAATTATCGTGGGTTCAAGTTCTTTGATATGCATTTGGATTCGCGTCTTACAGTTATTGTTGGTGAGAATGGAGCTGGGAAAAGTTCATTGATTGATGCCTTTCGGCTCTTGATTTGGTCATATATCAGATATTTTTCCCCAGAGGCTAAATATGTGAGAAGACCGAAGCTTGTTAAGTCTGATGTTTATGGGAAGAGTAGTAAGCACTGCTATGTGTATGGATCAATGGAGGGAAATTCTATTGATGGGTGGGGTGATGAGGATTTTCCTAACTGGATCGGAGGTTTTGGGTGCGTCTTTAAGGGTGGTCGGACCTCGTGGGTTGATATGGAGCTCGGCGGTGATGCACTATTGAAAAAGTTCGATCTAGATCTACATGAGCTTGGTAAGTTAATTGATCCAGATGTCCGTTTGGGAAATTTGGATGTTGTGAATTTACCGGTCATTTGTTTTTTTGATGTCAACAGGTTATGGGTGCGGAGGCGTGGTTCAAGAAAACTGCCTGTTGGTTCCAGTCGGCTCTCGGGGTATGATGGAGCGCTTAATAATAATTCCCGTCTATTTGATGTTAATTATTTTATTGAAATAATGCTTGAGAAAAAGGATGTTAATTCTAGTGTCTATGATTATATGAGCGTTGTTTCTGGGGCGGTGCTGCATGTGACTGGTTGGCATTCCGTCTGGGGGAAAGATCTCGCGTTGTATTATCATAGAGGGGGTGTTTATCTATCTTTTTCTCAGCTGGGGGCTGGTTTGCAGAGCTTGGTTCTTATGGTCTCTGAGCTGGCGGTGCGTTGCCTCTTGTTAAATCCTCATTATGGAAAAAATGCGCTCGATAAAATAGATGGGATTGTCCTTGTTGACGAAATTGATCTTCATTTGCATCCTGGTTTACAGCAAACTGTTCTTATAAGAATGCAAGAGTGTTTCCCTTGTGTTCAGTTTATTGTTACTACTCATAGTCCGCAAGTTCTCACCAGTGTGGATAGAGAATGCATTAGGGTTATTGAGAGTTTTTCAAGTCCTGATTCTGGTGAGCGCGAAACCGGGTTGAGAGAGGTTGAATATCAGACAAAAGGGGTGGCTAGTTCTGAGTTGCTGTCGCAGATAATGGGCGTGCGCCCGGTGCCCGATGTGAAGGAGGCTACGTGGCTTGATGAGTACCAGGCTTTGGTCCAGCAAGGGCTGTGGCTTTCAAAAAAAGGGGTGGAATTGCGGAATAAGTTAGATAATCATTTTGGAGAGGGGCATCCCGTAATTCTTGAGTGCGAGCGAATGATTCGGTTGCAAGATTTTAAAATAAAAATCTCTAAAAAAAGAGAGGGGAAAAGTTAA
- the ptuB gene encoding retron Ec78 anti-phage system effector HNH endonuclease PtuB, whose product MHFLSRSLIPPVGLAKYRSGVHKWGGGVPSLDEKSEIWTRLHEMQLNRCAYCECRLETAKGHIEHFRQRSRYKQGEFEWANLFGSCSKKESCGKFKDDFGNYDFGMLIKPDDDDPEEFLLFLPNGAVVPRDGIGNENHKRADLTIKVFGLRGCLDQIRKVAISGYVSTLESIKDLAEQEPDGEWREFLMDELNKSSALPHATAIKHVLTMDGFLLGV is encoded by the coding sequence GTGCACTTTTTGTCTAGGAGTTTAATACCACCCGTGGGGCTGGCTAAATATCGAAGCGGAGTGCACAAGTGGGGTGGCGGTGTGCCTAGCTTGGACGAAAAGTCCGAAATCTGGACTAGATTGCACGAAATGCAGTTAAATAGGTGTGCTTATTGTGAGTGTCGCCTGGAGACGGCTAAAGGGCATATCGAACATTTCAGGCAGCGAAGTCGTTATAAGCAAGGGGAGTTCGAGTGGGCTAATTTATTTGGGTCTTGCAGCAAAAAAGAGAGTTGTGGGAAATTTAAGGATGATTTTGGGAATTATGATTTTGGTATGTTAATCAAGCCAGATGATGATGACCCTGAAGAATTTTTATTGTTTTTGCCAAACGGTGCGGTTGTTCCTCGAGATGGGATTGGCAACGAAAATCATAAGCGGGCTGATTTAACGATTAAGGTTTTCGGGCTTAGGGGATGTCTTGATCAAATTCGCAAAGTGGCTATTTCTGGTTATGTTTCCACGCTTGAGTCTATTAAAGACTTGGCGGAGCAGGAGCCAGATGGTGAGTGGCGCGAATTTCTTATGGATGAGTTGAATAAATCTTCCGCTCTTCCTCATGCTACTGCGATAAAGCATGTTTTAACGATGGACGGATTTCTTCTTGGTGTGTAA